TTTGGCAGAGGTGCGCTCGTCGAGTTCCGAAGTGAAGGCGATCCGGTCCAGGTCTTCATCGCTCGGGCGGACGCCGGAGATGAGCTGGCAACGGACTTCAAACGCATCGGCCGTACGCCCTTCACCATCGAGCTGCCCTCGGGACGCTATCGCATCGAGGCTGAAGGCTTCGACATCTCGAACGGGGGCATGTGGTTCCAAATGGGAGAGAAACCGCGACGCATCGCCGTCCGTCCCGGCAAAGAGGGCCTGTCCCTGCTGGGTGGACTCAGCCTGGCGATCGGCATCACCGCAGTGGCGGGAGCCACCGTCGTGCTCGCGTCGGGGTCGAAAGCTCCGAGCTCCCTGGACAAGCCCGCCATCCTCATCCCGGCCTACGCAACGGGCGCCGTCCTGATCGGGGCTGGCATTGGGCTGAACATCGCGGCCACGACACACGTGGAAGAAACCCGCGGCGCCCAGGCCTCAGCGAACTTCCGCTTCGTTTTCTAGACTCGAGCAACCTCGGGAGGGCCAGGTCCAGCACGCGAGTGCGGCTCCTAGAATCCCCTACACAACCACCAAAGCGCGCGACCGAAGAGCCGCGTGGTTCAGTGGCTATGGGAACACATCGTCGATGCCGTGGCTCCGCGTCGCTGCGCGGGGTGTGATCGACCCTGGCAAAGGCCGCTTTGCCCTGCCTGCGACGAGCGAATGCTCCCGCCACGCGTGGCTCGCCTGGGCTCGGTGACGTTGCTCAGCGCGGGCAGCTACGCGCCGCCGCTCAGCACGGCGGTCCAACGCCTGAAATACCAAGGCCGCCCCGACGTCGCCACGCCCCTTGCGCGCTGGCTGGCGGGTAGTCCCGTCGTGGCGACGGCGCTGCGCGGTCTTTCACTAGTGCCCGTGCCGCTGCACTCGAGCCGCCTGGCCGAGCGCGGCTACAATCAATCCTCCCTGCTGGCCGCACAACTGGGACGAGCGCTCGGGCTGCACGTACGCGCGAACTGCCTGCAGCGGGTTCGGGCGACTCCGGCGCAAGCGAAATCCTCCGCGGCCGAACGCGCACAGAACGTGGTCGGCGCGTTCGCAGCCAGCGGACCAGCCCCAACGTGCGTCGCGCTCGTGGACGACGTGGTCACCACCGGAGCCACGGCCTTGGCCTGCATGGCGGCTCTAGAGCGTGCCGGAAGCAAGGTTTCGGCGATCGTGACCGTATGCGCCACGACAATGCGCGATTGCTGACCGCCCAGGAAAATGGGAAGAATCTGGCGTTCGCGCAACAGGGATGAAGTCCCAAGAGTCGCAATCGTGTCCTACAGTGCAACCAGCGTGGCATCCCCCAGTGCGGTGAGGGGCCCAGTCAGTGGGCGGGCTGAATGAGCGATTGGCGTTGGGTCGATCCCGAGGGTGTGATCAGCACTGTCGACGAGT
The nucleotide sequence above comes from Polyangiaceae bacterium. Encoded proteins:
- a CDS encoding ComF family protein — encoded protein: MARLGSVTLLSAGSYAPPLSTAVQRLKYQGRPDVATPLARWLAGSPVVATALRGLSLVPVPLHSSRLAERGYNQSSLLAAQLGRALGLHVRANCLQRVRATPAQAKSSAAERAQNVVGAFAASGPAPTCVALVDDVVTTGATALACMAALERAGSKVSAIVTVCATTMRDC